From Parasteatoda tepidariorum isolate YZ-2023 chromosome 1, CAS_Ptep_4.0, whole genome shotgun sequence, one genomic window encodes:
- the LOC139426689 gene encoding tigger transposable element-derived protein 4-like — translation MSAKRKTMTLSEKEKIAEDFENSNLSKARFAEERGIPCTTRNNILSSHRIGNGKGERVRFSPFEKIEEESLQWIKMARAQNVPISCSVLKERALQIAAESGEPNFMVSNGWIQRFKVRHDLSFKTVCGEAGCVNRTVLNDWKKSVLEDDILKRCKPWDVFNVDECGLFLRVLPEKL, via the coding sequence ATGTCGGCAAAGAGAAAGACGATGACTCTATCCGAGAAAGAAAAAATCgctgaggattttgaaaattcaaatttatcaaaagcaCGTTTTGCAGAAGAACGTGGTATACCATGCACCACCCGAAACAATATTCTGTCTTCTCATCGCATTGGAAATGGGAAAGGAGAAAGGGTGCGTTTTTCCCCTTTTGagaaaattgaagaagaaaGTCTCCAATGGATAAAAATGGCTAGAGCACAAAATGTGCCGATATCGTGTTCAGTACTGAAAGAAAGAGCTCTGCAAATAGCCGCGGAATCGGGAGAACCTAATTTTATGGTGAGCAATGGATGGATACAGAGATTTAAAGTAAGACATGATTTAAGTTTCAAGACAGTATGCGGTGAAGCCGGATGTGTTAACAGAACTGTTTTGAATGACTGGAAGAAATCTGTGTTAGAAGATGATATTTTGAAACGGTGTAAGCCATGGGATGTATTTAACGTCGACGAATGTGGTCTTTTTTTACGAGTCTTACCTGAAAAACTCTAg
- the LOC107445883 gene encoding tigger transposable element-derived protein 4-like: MTVTIWEKTIRRLDRQFVKMKRKVVFIADNCTAHSTNIPQLASIELVFLPPNVTSVLQPLDQGVIQSLKVNYRKLLLKDLIAAIDQKQEEFHVTVLDAIFYLYKSWSMVSITCIANCFRHAGFVSSLNIVDDETKEENDIPLSVLMEDLKNRGHTIEGEAEYGLNDEEIATTSEATISEIVSQISQIVDSEDNDSDPETVVVAQVEAFKAINVIRNFFTNHEGAEEHFEKLQNLESIVQKMKSKTRQTCINDYF, translated from the coding sequence ATGACCGTCACTATTTGGGAGAAAACAATACGGCGTTTAGACAGGCAGTTTGTTAAAATGAAGCGAAAAGTTGTTTTCATAGCAGACAATTGCACAGCTCATAGTACCAACATCCCACAGTTAGCCTCGATTGAGCTTGTTTTCTTGCCTCCCAATGTGACCAGCGTTCTCCAACCATTGGATCAAGGAGTTATTCAAAGCCTAAAAGTGAACTATCGTAAGCTCCTCCTGAAGGACTTAATCGCAGCCATCGACCAAAAACAAGAGGAGTTTCACGTTACTGTCTTGGATGCCATTTTCTATCTGTACAAAAGTTGGAGCATGGTGTCCATCACATGCATAGCAAATTGTTTTCGTCATGCTGGTTTTGTGAGTTCTCTGAATATCGTGGATGACGAAACCAAAGAAGAAAACGATATTCCTCTATCTGTTTTGATGGAAGATCTGAAAAATCGTGGCCATACCATTGAAGGAGAGGCTGAATATGGTTTGAATGATGAGGAAATTGCCACCACTTCTGAAgctacaatttctgaaattgtttcacaAATTTCACAAATTGTGGACAGTGAGGACAATGACAGTGATCCTGAGACTGTAGTTGTAGCCCAAGTGGAAGCCTTCAAAGCAATAAATGtcatacgaaatttttttacaaaccatgAGGGAGCTGAGgaacattttgaaaagttacaaaatctggaaagcattgttcaaaaaatgaaatcaaaaacgAGACAGACCtgcataaatgattatttttaa